In Canis lupus dingo isolate Sandy chromosome 27, ASM325472v2, whole genome shotgun sequence, one genomic interval encodes:
- the ACVRL1 gene encoding serine/threonine-protein kinase receptor R3 isoform X2, translating into MTLDLPRRGLLMLLMAWGLTQGNPVKPSRGPLLTCTCESPHCRGPTCQGTWCTVVLVREEGRHPQEHRGCGNLNEELCRGRPTEFVNHYCCYSPLCNHNVSLVLEATQIPPEQPKVDGQLPLILGPVLAVVALVALGALGLWHVRRRQEKQRGLRSELGESSLILKSSEQGDSMLGDLLDSDCTTGSGSGLPFLVQRTVARQVALVECVGKGRYGEVWRGLWHGESVAVKIFSSRDEQSWFRETEIYNTVLLRHDNILGFIASDMTSRNSSTQLWLITHYHEHGSLYDFLQRQTLEPQLALKLAVSAACGLAHLHVEIFGTQGKPAIAHRDLKSRNVLVKSNLQCCIADLGLAVMHSQGSDYLDIGNNPRVGTKRYMAPEVLEEQIRTDCFESYKWTDIWAFGLVLWEIARRTIVNGIVEDYRPPFYDVVPNDPSFEDMKKVVCVDQQTPTIPNRLAADPVLSGLAQMMRECWYPNPSARLTALRIKKTLQKLSNGLEKSKVIH; encoded by the exons ATGACCTTGGACCTGCCCAGGAGAGGCCTTCTGATGCTACTGATGGCCTGGGGCCTGACCCAGG GCAACCCGGTGAAGCCCTCTCGGGGCCCGCTGCTGACCTGCACGTGTGAGAGCCCACACTGCAGGGGGCCTACCTGCCAGGGGACCTGGTGCACGGTGGTGCTGGTGCGGGAGGAGGGCCGACACCCCCAGGAGCATCGGGGCTGCGGGAACCTGAACGAGGAGCTGTGCCGGGGGCGCCCCACCGAGTTCGTGAACCACTACTGCTGCTACAGCCCCCTCTGCAACCACAACGTGTCCCTGGTGCTGGAGG CCACCCAAATTCCTCCGGAGCAGCCGAAAGTAGATGGCCAGCTGCCTCTGATCCTGGGCCCTGTGCTGGCCGTGGTGGCCCTGGTGGCCCTGGGTGCCCTGGGCCTGTGGCATGTCCGGCGGAGGCAGGAGAAGCAGCGGGGCCTACGCAGCGAGCTGGGCGAGTCCAGCCTCATCCTGAAGTCGTCGGAGCAGGGGGACAGCATGCTGGGG GATCTCCTGGACAGCGACTGTACCACAGGCAGTGGCTCAGGACTCCCCTTCCTGGTGCAGAGGACAGTGGCACGGCAGGTGGCCCTGGTGGAGTGTGTAG GCAAGGGCCGCTACGGCGAGGTGTGGCGCGGCCTGTGGCACGGCGAGAGCGTGGCCGTCAAGATCTTCTCTTCGAGGGACGAACAGTCCTGGTTCCGGGAGACCGAGATCTACAATACGGTGCTGCTCAGACACGACAACATCCTAG GCTTCATCGCCTCGGACATGACGTCCCGCAACTCGAGCACGCAGCTGTGGCTCATCACGCACTACCACGAGCACGGCTCGCTCTACGACTTCCTGCAGAGGCAGACGCTGGAGCCCCAGCTGGCCCTGAAGCTGGCTGTGTCcgccgcctgcggcctggccCACCTGCACGTGGAGATCTTCGGCACCCAGGGCAAGCCGGCCATCGCCCACCGGGACCTCAAAAGCCGCAACGTGCTGGTCAAGAGCAACCTGCAGTGCTGCATCGCCGACCTGG GCCTGGCTGTGATGCACTCCCAGGGTAGCGATTACCTGGACATCGGCAACAACCCGCGAGTGGGCACCAAGCGGTACATGGCCCCCGAGGTGCTGGAAGAGCAGATCCGCACCGACTGCTTCGAGTCCTACAAGTGGACGGACATCTGGGCCTTTGGTCTGGTGCTGTGGGAGATTGCCCGTCGGACCATTGTCAACG GCATCGTGGAGGACTACAGGCCACCCTTCTATGACGTGGTGCCCAATGATCCCAGCTTCGAGGACATGAAGAAGGTGGTGTGTGTTGATCAGCAGACTCCCACCATCCCCAACCGGCTGGCCGCAGACCCG GTCCTCTCCGGCCTGGCTCAGATGATGCGGGAGTGCTGGTACCCCAACCCCTCCGCCCGCCTCACTGCGCTGCGGATCAAGAAGACACTACAGAAACTGAGCAACGGTCTCGAGAAGTCCAAAGTGATTCACTAG
- the ACVRL1 gene encoding serine/threonine-protein kinase receptor R3 isoform X1: MCMFNQVLQGLLMHYEVGTMTLDLPRRGLLMLLMAWGLTQGNPVKPSRGPLLTCTCESPHCRGPTCQGTWCTVVLVREEGRHPQEHRGCGNLNEELCRGRPTEFVNHYCCYSPLCNHNVSLVLEATQIPPEQPKVDGQLPLILGPVLAVVALVALGALGLWHVRRRQEKQRGLRSELGESSLILKSSEQGDSMLGDLLDSDCTTGSGSGLPFLVQRTVARQVALVECVGKGRYGEVWRGLWHGESVAVKIFSSRDEQSWFRETEIYNTVLLRHDNILGFIASDMTSRNSSTQLWLITHYHEHGSLYDFLQRQTLEPQLALKLAVSAACGLAHLHVEIFGTQGKPAIAHRDLKSRNVLVKSNLQCCIADLGLAVMHSQGSDYLDIGNNPRVGTKRYMAPEVLEEQIRTDCFESYKWTDIWAFGLVLWEIARRTIVNGIVEDYRPPFYDVVPNDPSFEDMKKVVCVDQQTPTIPNRLAADPVLSGLAQMMRECWYPNPSARLTALRIKKTLQKLSNGLEKSKVIH, from the exons ATGTGCATGTTTAACCAAGTGCTTCAGGGGCTCCTGATGCATTATGAAGTAG ggACCATGACCTTGGACCTGCCCAGGAGAGGCCTTCTGATGCTACTGATGGCCTGGGGCCTGACCCAGG GCAACCCGGTGAAGCCCTCTCGGGGCCCGCTGCTGACCTGCACGTGTGAGAGCCCACACTGCAGGGGGCCTACCTGCCAGGGGACCTGGTGCACGGTGGTGCTGGTGCGGGAGGAGGGCCGACACCCCCAGGAGCATCGGGGCTGCGGGAACCTGAACGAGGAGCTGTGCCGGGGGCGCCCCACCGAGTTCGTGAACCACTACTGCTGCTACAGCCCCCTCTGCAACCACAACGTGTCCCTGGTGCTGGAGG CCACCCAAATTCCTCCGGAGCAGCCGAAAGTAGATGGCCAGCTGCCTCTGATCCTGGGCCCTGTGCTGGCCGTGGTGGCCCTGGTGGCCCTGGGTGCCCTGGGCCTGTGGCATGTCCGGCGGAGGCAGGAGAAGCAGCGGGGCCTACGCAGCGAGCTGGGCGAGTCCAGCCTCATCCTGAAGTCGTCGGAGCAGGGGGACAGCATGCTGGGG GATCTCCTGGACAGCGACTGTACCACAGGCAGTGGCTCAGGACTCCCCTTCCTGGTGCAGAGGACAGTGGCACGGCAGGTGGCCCTGGTGGAGTGTGTAG GCAAGGGCCGCTACGGCGAGGTGTGGCGCGGCCTGTGGCACGGCGAGAGCGTGGCCGTCAAGATCTTCTCTTCGAGGGACGAACAGTCCTGGTTCCGGGAGACCGAGATCTACAATACGGTGCTGCTCAGACACGACAACATCCTAG GCTTCATCGCCTCGGACATGACGTCCCGCAACTCGAGCACGCAGCTGTGGCTCATCACGCACTACCACGAGCACGGCTCGCTCTACGACTTCCTGCAGAGGCAGACGCTGGAGCCCCAGCTGGCCCTGAAGCTGGCTGTGTCcgccgcctgcggcctggccCACCTGCACGTGGAGATCTTCGGCACCCAGGGCAAGCCGGCCATCGCCCACCGGGACCTCAAAAGCCGCAACGTGCTGGTCAAGAGCAACCTGCAGTGCTGCATCGCCGACCTGG GCCTGGCTGTGATGCACTCCCAGGGTAGCGATTACCTGGACATCGGCAACAACCCGCGAGTGGGCACCAAGCGGTACATGGCCCCCGAGGTGCTGGAAGAGCAGATCCGCACCGACTGCTTCGAGTCCTACAAGTGGACGGACATCTGGGCCTTTGGTCTGGTGCTGTGGGAGATTGCCCGTCGGACCATTGTCAACG GCATCGTGGAGGACTACAGGCCACCCTTCTATGACGTGGTGCCCAATGATCCCAGCTTCGAGGACATGAAGAAGGTGGTGTGTGTTGATCAGCAGACTCCCACCATCCCCAACCGGCTGGCCGCAGACCCG GTCCTCTCCGGCCTGGCTCAGATGATGCGGGAGTGCTGGTACCCCAACCCCTCCGCCCGCCTCACTGCGCTGCGGATCAAGAAGACACTACAGAAACTGAGCAACGGTCTCGAGAAGTCCAAAGTGATTCACTAG